A stretch of Pseudoprevotella muciniphila DNA encodes these proteins:
- the dapF gene encoding diaminopimelate epimerase, whose product MGRKIHFTKMHGIGNDYIYIDSSLYKIGAPNAFSTQWSDRHKGIGSDGLVLIGKPTIGGADFSMRIFNADGSEAMMCGNASRCIGKYVYEKGLTREKLIRLQTLSGIKMLDLQVDVNDTVTSVTVDMGEPILDCPEQFCPKANLPEGTFVSIGNPHYVIFTDNVDCVGVLGKTLECHTAFPERCNIEFVRLNEDGSLRTRVWERGSGITMACGTGACATAVAAALTHRCGRTSNVVMDGGALHIEWRETDNHVYMTGPATFVFEGEIDIP is encoded by the coding sequence ATGGGACGAAAAATTCACTTCACAAAAATGCACGGCATCGGGAATGACTACATATACATAGACAGCTCCTTATACAAAATAGGCGCCCCAAATGCTTTTTCTACACAATGGAGCGACAGACACAAAGGCATTGGCAGCGATGGTTTAGTACTCATAGGCAAACCCACAATAGGAGGTGCCGATTTTTCCATGCGCATCTTCAATGCCGATGGCAGCGAAGCCATGATGTGCGGCAACGCTTCCCGATGTATAGGAAAATACGTTTACGAAAAGGGACTTACCCGCGAGAAACTAATCAGACTTCAGACGCTCTCTGGCATCAAAATGCTTGATCTGCAAGTGGACGTCAATGACACTGTTACTTCGGTTACAGTAGATATGGGCGAGCCCATTCTTGATTGCCCTGAACAGTTCTGTCCAAAAGCCAACCTGCCCGAAGGGACATTCGTTTCCATAGGAAATCCGCATTACGTCATATTTACGGATAATGTGGATTGCGTCGGAGTTCTGGGTAAGACTCTCGAGTGCCATACGGCTTTTCCTGAGCGTTGCAACATAGAATTCGTACGGCTCAACGAAGATGGTAGCCTCCGCACCCGCGTATGGGAACGCGGAAGCGGTATCACGATGGCTTGTGGCACTGGTGCTTGCGCAACGGCTGTGGCAGCCGCACTCACCCACCGCTGCGGAAGGACGAGCAACGTTGTGATGGATGGCGGAGCACTCCACATTGAATGGAGGGAAACAGACAATCATGTTTACATGACTGGACCTGCCACATTTGTATTTGAAGGTGAAATCGATATTCCATAA
- a CDS encoding GumC family protein — protein sequence MEYIKETTENSSSKKKNEGGINLKDVVGLIIGNWHWILLSTIIFLVGARMYYATLTPTYKSQMVMLFKTNENKTKSRNDVMGDIVVTGGLSGSGVSNELYLLKTNQLMRGVVERLHLDVSYSLKGVFRDHPVYNTSCPIEVIFTNEFTKPVSCEIKIKSADKYQIISVNGQDVNPQTFTFGQKVTCNAGSMIVTAKPTTAHSTGSTVIVNRLGLFNAAARYQGQIASELVSEETQLIRLSSTDPIPERSDSILHALFDEYSKSIIEDKNRVAVNTERFIDQRVGIIGQELADVESDLADFKKRNNIFDVTSGSSQYMSQSSAAEKKAVEIETEISIAKAVRDYLNDVSKREDLIPAVGGLSDIAIQSQIQKYNELTLERDRAKLNNTARHSDNKEVTLLNNNRTSMRQALLNSIDNHIAQQNVRLDHAKAELATADANFSTMPQLEKTALSIMRQKSLKENLYNYLLNKREENALQKAITEANVRIVEEPTGGAIVSPNKSLIYGVALIVGMLLPVLIQLLRFFWNTSVRGRRDIEDYTTIPILGEIPSLDKKDSSNIIVFDEKKHSQITEAFRILRTNVLFVDKEAKVFLLTSTIPNEGKSFVSRNLAVAMAIQGKRVCLLDTDLRKRTQSKLIGTHAAHGTSTYLSGIDDDISEIIERDSFFNGVDCIFAGPKPPNPTELFTNERLDKLITQLREMYDYILIDCVPSQILADAKLLAHVADVTLYVMRTGKIDRRYLPELENIYQSKQFNHLCLILNDCKTVGSKYGGYGYGYGYGYGYGYGYGYGYGYGYGYGYEDNQVDAQKGKTGTRKGLLERLFGSKKKKKKKHHKKG from the coding sequence GTGGAATATATCAAAGAAACAACCGAAAATTCTTCTTCAAAGAAGAAAAACGAAGGTGGTATCAATCTGAAAGACGTTGTCGGTCTGATTATCGGCAACTGGCATTGGATTCTGTTGTCCACTATCATTTTCCTTGTTGGTGCACGCATGTATTATGCCACTCTGACACCCACTTACAAGAGTCAGATGGTCATGCTTTTCAAGACCAACGAAAACAAGACCAAGTCGCGCAACGACGTGATGGGCGACATTGTAGTAACCGGAGGTCTGTCGGGTAGCGGTGTGAGCAATGAACTCTATCTGCTTAAGACGAACCAACTGATGCGTGGTGTAGTAGAACGTCTTCATTTGGACGTGTCATACAGTTTGAAGGGAGTTTTCCGCGATCATCCTGTTTATAACACATCGTGTCCGATTGAGGTTATATTCACCAACGAATTCACAAAGCCGGTAAGTTGCGAGATAAAAATCAAATCTGCAGATAAATACCAAATCATTTCTGTCAATGGGCAAGACGTCAACCCGCAGACATTCACCTTCGGGCAGAAGGTAACATGCAATGCAGGCAGCATGATTGTTACCGCCAAACCCACCACTGCTCACAGCACAGGCAGCACTGTCATCGTAAATCGACTTGGCCTGTTCAATGCCGCCGCACGTTATCAGGGACAGATTGCAAGCGAACTCGTCAGTGAAGAAACGCAACTTATCCGCCTGTCAAGCACTGATCCCATACCAGAACGTTCAGACTCCATTCTGCACGCGCTCTTCGATGAATATTCCAAATCAATCATTGAGGACAAGAATCGTGTAGCAGTAAATACTGAACGATTCATAGATCAGCGTGTCGGTATCATCGGCCAGGAACTTGCCGACGTGGAAAGCGATCTGGCTGATTTCAAAAAGCGCAACAACATTTTTGACGTTACGTCGGGTAGTTCTCAATACATGTCGCAAAGCAGTGCTGCCGAAAAGAAAGCAGTTGAGATAGAGACTGAAATTTCCATTGCCAAGGCCGTGCGCGACTACCTGAATGATGTTTCGAAACGCGAAGACCTTATTCCGGCTGTTGGGGGGCTCAGCGACATTGCCATCCAGAGCCAGATTCAGAAATACAACGAACTGACCCTCGAACGCGACCGTGCCAAACTCAATAACACGGCCCGCCATTCCGACAACAAAGAAGTTACGCTTCTGAACAACAATCGCACTTCGATGCGACAGGCGTTGCTCAATTCTATTGACAACCACATCGCACAGCAAAACGTCCGCCTGGACCATGCCAAGGCAGAACTCGCCACAGCCGATGCCAATTTCAGCACCATGCCCCAGTTGGAAAAGACGGCACTGAGCATTATGCGGCAGAAGAGCCTGAAAGAGAACCTCTACAACTATCTGCTCAATAAACGCGAAGAAAATGCTCTGCAAAAGGCGATTACCGAAGCCAACGTGCGCATTGTGGAAGAGCCTACCGGTGGTGCCATTGTATCACCTAACAAGTCGCTCATTTATGGTGTAGCACTCATCGTCGGTATGTTGTTACCTGTTTTGATTCAACTTCTGCGCTTCTTCTGGAATACGAGTGTTCGCGGTCGTCGCGACATCGAGGATTACACCACAATTCCTATTCTTGGTGAGATTCCTTCTCTCGACAAGAAAGACAGTAGCAACATCATCGTGTTCGACGAGAAAAAGCACAGCCAAATCACAGAAGCCTTCCGTATATTACGAACAAACGTGCTCTTTGTGGATAAAGAAGCCAAAGTATTCCTCCTTACTTCTACCATCCCCAACGAAGGTAAATCGTTCGTATCACGCAACCTTGCTGTAGCGATGGCTATCCAGGGCAAACGTGTTTGTCTGCTCGACACCGACCTTCGCAAGCGTACACAGAGTAAACTTATCGGAACTCATGCAGCACATGGTACGAGTACATATCTTTCAGGCATAGACGATGATATCAGCGAAATCATTGAAAGAGATTCTTTCTTCAATGGAGTTGACTGTATCTTTGCAGGTCCGAAGCCACCTAATCCTACGGAACTTTTCACAAACGAGCGCCTCGACAAGTTGATTACTCAACTTCGCGAGATGTACGACTATATTCTTATCGACTGTGTGCCAAGCCAGATTTTGGCAGATGCAAAACTTTTGGCACACGTGGCAGATGTTACATTATACGTGATGCGTACCGGTAAGATTGACCGCCGTTATCTTCCCGAACTGGAGAACATTTACCAAAGCAAACAATTCAACCACCTTTGCCTCATCCTTAACGACTGCAAAACAGTTGGTAGTAAATATGGCGGCTATGGATATGGTTACGGCTACGGATATGGTTACGGCTATGGATATGGTTACGGCTATGGATACGGCTATGGTTACGGCTATGAAGACAACCAAGTCGATGCACAGAAGGGAAAGACGGGTACTCGCAAAGGACTTCTCGAACGCTTGTTTGGTAGTAAGAAGAAAAAGAAAAAGAAACACCATAAGAAAGGATGA
- a CDS encoding polysaccharide pyruvyl transferase family protein, protein MDVNFGGILQAYALQQVLQEKGHDVTLIDCPYHWHLPAWKAPLAYSWRFFRKYVLRKPVYIRNERRLNSEFDAVMQRITPFIEHNIRRRIVRRFSEIKEGEYDALVVGSDQVWRPPFVERIADYYLNFASGWKDVHRIAYAASFGTEKWEYTPEETAVCSDLIRLFDAASVREDSGIELCRNHLGAKVQQMPDPVMLLNADDYRQIVSETQPEAPSGNLLCCFLDATEEKTALASRIAREQGLTPFAAVAPVDGNKYPLEARIQPSVEWWLNAFNSARFILTDSYHASVFAILFDKPFVCIINKERGAARFSSIARLFDIPQNFLNSPKEYNANCDYELPHERIAATLSEQRKRAQSFLESAFS, encoded by the coding sequence TTGGATGTAAATTTCGGCGGGATATTGCAGGCTTACGCTTTGCAACAGGTGTTGCAAGAGAAGGGGCACGATGTCACGCTCATCGACTGCCCGTATCATTGGCACTTGCCGGCATGGAAAGCACCGCTTGCTTACTCTTGGCGCTTTTTCCGCAAATATGTCTTGCGCAAGCCGGTATATATCCGCAACGAGCGGAGGTTGAATAGCGAGTTCGATGCGGTGATGCAACGCATCACTCCCTTTATTGAGCACAACATAAGACGCCGCATAGTACGCCGTTTCAGCGAGATAAAAGAGGGCGAATATGATGCACTCGTGGTGGGTAGCGATCAGGTGTGGCGCCCACCATTTGTGGAACGCATCGCTGATTACTACCTCAACTTTGCATCCGGTTGGAAGGATGTACACCGCATTGCCTACGCAGCCTCTTTCGGGACTGAAAAATGGGAATACACACCTGAAGAGACTGCTGTTTGCAGTGATTTGATACGTTTGTTCGATGCCGCTTCCGTACGCGAGGACAGCGGCATTGAGTTATGCAGAAATCACCTCGGCGCGAAGGTACAGCAGATGCCAGACCCCGTGATGTTGCTCAATGCCGATGACTATCGTCAAATCGTTTCGGAAACACAGCCTGAAGCACCGTCGGGTAATTTGCTCTGCTGTTTCCTTGATGCAACAGAAGAAAAGACAGCCCTCGCCAGCCGCATAGCCCGCGAACAAGGACTGACACCATTTGCAGCAGTGGCGCCAGTGGATGGTAATAAGTATCCGTTAGAGGCGCGCATTCAACCAAGCGTGGAATGGTGGCTGAACGCATTTAATTCGGCAAGATTCATTCTGACAGATTCATACCACGCAAGCGTTTTCGCCATCCTTTTCGACAAACCTTTTGTCTGCATAATCAACAAGGAGCGCGGCGCGGCAAGATTCAGCAGTATTGCCCGGCTTTTCGATATCCCGCAGAACTTTCTCAACAGTCCGAAGGAATACAATGCGAACTGCGACTACGAACTGCCACATGAGCGCATAGCCGCCACCCTTTCGGAACAGCGAAAAAGGGCTCAATCTTTTCTTGAGAGTGCTTTTAGTTAA
- a CDS encoding polysaccharide biosynthesis/export family protein, whose protein sequence is MKKINLSLLLLIAVVLSSCVSMKKMIYLQGSEDLVNMPQRIADTYAIRLKPNDIVYVTVTGYNEELMKPFKNSQMLGTTTSSGQQGAGFLIDPQGYVTIPYVGKILASGKTTSQLSEDIRKRLIAEDYMKEPNVTVRMADYKISVMGEVKNPGQKTITGERVTILEALSMAGDLPETARRDSILVVREDRGLRSAYYIDLTKSADIFNSPAYYLQQNDVVYVKPNNTARVKGSSTFSTLAAAGSVIGIVSSIIALIAVFTK, encoded by the coding sequence ATGAAAAAAATCAACTTATCCCTATTGCTACTAATTGCAGTAGTGCTTTCCTCCTGTGTTTCCATGAAGAAAATGATTTATCTTCAAGGCTCAGAGGATTTGGTCAACATGCCCCAGCGGATTGCCGACACTTACGCTATTCGCCTGAAACCGAACGACATCGTTTACGTTACCGTTACAGGCTACAACGAGGAACTGATGAAGCCTTTCAAAAATTCTCAAATGCTTGGCACAACCACATCATCGGGGCAGCAAGGTGCAGGCTTTCTGATTGACCCACAAGGCTATGTTACCATCCCCTATGTTGGTAAGATTCTGGCATCAGGAAAGACAACAAGTCAACTATCCGAAGATATACGTAAACGTCTCATTGCGGAAGATTATATGAAAGAGCCCAACGTCACAGTACGAATGGCTGATTACAAGATCAGCGTAATGGGCGAAGTAAAAAATCCCGGACAGAAAACTATCACAGGAGAACGCGTTACCATCCTTGAAGCACTCAGCATGGCAGGCGATCTCCCCGAGACCGCTCGAAGAGACAGCATTCTCGTTGTTCGCGAAGACAGAGGACTGCGTAGTGCCTATTACATCGATTTGACGAAGAGCGCTGACATTTTCAACTCGCCAGCCTACTACCTGCAGCAAAACGATGTGGTTTATGTGAAACCCAACAACACCGCTCGCGTAAAGGGAAGTTCCACGTTCTCTACCCTTGCAGCAGCAGGTTCAGTCATTGGTATAGTATCATCTATCATTGCTCTAATTGCCGTATTCACAAAATAA
- a CDS encoding CTP synthase, with protein sequence MAATKYIFVTGGVVSSLGKGIISASIGKLLQARGYRITIQKFDPYINIDSGTLNPYEHGECYVTADGMETDLDLGHYERFTGIQTTRHNSQTTGRIYKTVIEKERRGDFLGHTIQVVPHITDEIKRRIRFLEKGGYDFIITEIGGTIGDIESAPFLEAIRQLKWELGKDALCVHLTYVPYLKAADELKTKPTQHSVKELQSNGIQCDILILRTEKHLDDGLRRKVAGFCNVPFQCVIQSEDLQSIYEVPVNMQRQGLDAVILERMGLAVGETPKLGPWNNYLNLQRTAKEEVRIGLVGKYSLHDAYKSIEESLVHAATYHSRKAAITFIDSEQLEQNHIQEWSALKAQDGLVVCPGFGSRGTEGKIRATQFARESDVPCLGICLGMQMMVIEFARNVLGLETANSREIDEQTPANVIDLMEKQKSISQMGGTMRLGAYGCELKEDSKVAAIYGATHIKERHRHRYEFNNHYMSVFEKNGMKCVGKNPETNLVEIVEMPALKWYVGVQFHPEYQSTVLKPHPLFMDLIKTIINQ encoded by the coding sequence ATGGCAGCAACGAAATACATCTTTGTGACGGGAGGCGTGGTAAGTAGCCTCGGAAAGGGCATTATTTCTGCTTCAATAGGAAAACTCTTGCAGGCGAGAGGCTACCGGATAACCATTCAGAAGTTCGATCCCTACATCAATATCGACTCCGGCACGCTTAATCCTTACGAGCACGGCGAATGTTATGTTACAGCAGACGGTATGGAGACCGACCTCGACCTCGGACACTATGAACGGTTCACTGGCATTCAGACAACGAGGCATAACTCACAGACCACGGGGAGAATTTATAAGACCGTTATCGAAAAAGAGCGCCGAGGTGATTTTCTGGGACACACCATTCAGGTTGTTCCTCATATCACCGATGAAATAAAGCGAAGGATAAGATTTCTTGAGAAAGGTGGCTATGACTTTATTATCACAGAGATTGGCGGTACGATAGGAGATATAGAGAGTGCGCCATTTCTTGAGGCTATCAGGCAACTGAAATGGGAGCTTGGCAAGGATGCTTTGTGTGTGCATCTCACATACGTGCCTTATCTCAAGGCGGCTGACGAACTGAAAACAAAACCTACGCAACACAGTGTGAAAGAATTGCAGAGTAACGGCATTCAATGCGACATCCTTATTCTTCGCACTGAAAAGCACCTGGACGACGGCTTGCGTCGCAAAGTAGCCGGATTTTGCAACGTGCCTTTCCAATGTGTCATACAGAGTGAAGACCTACAGAGCATTTATGAAGTTCCTGTCAATATGCAGCGGCAGGGACTCGATGCTGTCATTCTGGAGCGTATGGGGCTCGCTGTGGGCGAAACACCAAAACTGGGACCATGGAACAATTATCTTAATCTTCAGCGCACGGCAAAGGAGGAGGTGCGCATAGGACTTGTTGGAAAATACAGTCTTCATGATGCTTATAAAAGCATAGAAGAGAGCCTCGTACATGCTGCTACGTACCACTCCCGAAAAGCGGCGATTACTTTCATCGATTCAGAGCAGTTGGAACAGAATCACATTCAGGAATGGTCTGCATTAAAGGCGCAGGACGGATTAGTTGTCTGTCCGGGATTCGGCAGCAGGGGTACAGAGGGGAAGATACGTGCGACGCAATTTGCGCGAGAGTCTGATGTGCCATGTTTAGGCATTTGTCTCGGTATGCAGATGATGGTTATAGAATTTGCACGCAATGTCCTTGGGCTTGAAACCGCGAACAGCAGGGAAATTGATGAACAGACGCCGGCAAATGTCATAGATTTGATGGAGAAACAGAAAAGTATTTCTCAAATGGGTGGCACCATGCGACTTGGTGCTTATGGCTGTGAACTCAAAGAAGACTCGAAAGTAGCTGCGATATATGGTGCAACACATATAAAGGAGCGACACAGGCATCGGTATGAGTTCAACAACCACTATATGTCCGTCTTCGAGAAGAATGGTATGAAGTGTGTAGGGAAAAATCCTGAGACTAATCTTGTGGAAATAGTAGAAATGCCAGCGCTAAAATGGTATGTGGGTGTGCAGTTTCATCCTGAATATCAGAGCACAGTGTTGAAACCGCATCCGCTTTTTATGGATCTTATAAAAACAATTATCAATCAATAA
- a CDS encoding LL-diaminopimelate aminotransferase, with amino-acid sequence MAFVNENFLKLQANYLFADIAGKVKAYKEACPDAEIISLGIGDVTQPLCPAVCEAIRKVADEMSSSPGFHGYGPEQGYAFLREAILKNDFLPRGIDLCIEEIFINDGAKSDTGNIQELISSDAVIGVTDPVYPVYVDSNAMNGRTGEKDARGRWSNVTYLPCNAENDFIPKLPDRTIDVIYLCYPNNPTGTVITRAELQKWVDYALENDVIIFYDSAYEAYIRDAEIPHSIYEISGARKCAIEFRSFSKTAGFTGVRCGYTIIPKDVTAKTRQGGSIALNPLWLRRQCTKFNGASYISQRAAEAIYTPEGKAQIRSVIDYYMHNADLMVSTLRGLGFDVYGGENAPYVWMRTPADISSWQFFEDMLLGANVVCTPGAGFGPSGEGYVRFTAFGTHEKTAEALRRISEWTEDLRNN; translated from the coding sequence ATGGCATTTGTAAACGAAAATTTCTTAAAACTTCAAGCTAATTATTTATTCGCCGACATTGCCGGAAAGGTAAAAGCATACAAAGAGGCATGTCCCGACGCAGAAATCATCAGTTTAGGCATAGGCGATGTAACGCAACCGCTCTGTCCCGCTGTATGCGAAGCCATCAGAAAGGTGGCAGACGAGATGTCGTCCTCGCCTGGCTTCCATGGCTATGGACCCGAACAGGGCTACGCTTTCCTGCGCGAGGCCATCCTCAAGAACGACTTCCTGCCTCGTGGCATAGACCTCTGCATAGAGGAAATATTTATCAATGACGGCGCCAAAAGCGATACAGGAAACATACAGGAGCTCATCAGTAGCGATGCTGTCATCGGCGTTACCGACCCTGTTTATCCCGTCTATGTTGACTCCAACGCCATGAACGGACGCACAGGAGAAAAGGACGCGAGGGGAAGATGGTCAAACGTGACATATCTGCCATGCAATGCCGAGAATGACTTTATACCGAAGTTACCAGACCGCACCATCGATGTGATTTACCTCTGTTACCCCAACAACCCCACAGGCACTGTCATCACTCGCGCAGAACTGCAGAAATGGGTGGATTATGCCCTTGAGAACGACGTCATCATTTTCTACGACTCAGCCTACGAAGCATACATCCGAGACGCTGAGATACCGCATTCGATATACGAAATCAGTGGCGCACGAAAATGCGCTATTGAATTCCGCAGTTTTTCCAAGACTGCGGGTTTTACGGGTGTCCGCTGCGGCTACACCATCATTCCGAAGGATGTTACAGCCAAGACAAGGCAAGGTGGCAGCATAGCTCTCAATCCCCTATGGCTGCGTCGGCAATGCACGAAGTTCAATGGCGCCAGCTACATTTCACAGCGTGCTGCCGAAGCCATCTATACGCCAGAAGGCAAAGCGCAAATTCGCTCTGTCATCGATTACTACATGCACAACGCCGACCTCATGGTTTCCACCTTGCGCGGTCTCGGGTTCGATGTTTATGGCGGAGAAAATGCACCATACGTATGGATGCGCACACCCGCCGACATCAGTTCGTGGCAATTCTTCGAGGATATGCTACTGGGTGCCAATGTGGTTTGCACGCCAGGCGCCGGTTTCGGACCAAGTGGAGAAGGATATGTCCGCTTTACAGCCTTTGGCACACATGAAAAGACAGCAGAAGCCTTACGGCGCATCAGCGAATGGACAGAGGACCTGCGCAACAACTGA
- the asnB gene encoding asparagine synthase B gives MCGIVGIFNVKEQTPELRKKALSMSQKIRHRGPDWSGIWCGGTAVLAHERLSVVDPESGKQPLFSPDDKQVLAVNGEIYNHREIRKAFAGKYDFQTGSDCEVILALYREKGIDFLEDLSGIFAFALYDTSRDEFLIARDPIGVIPLYIGYDPDGKVYVASELKALEGQCERYEPFLPGHYYWSREGKMKRYYKRDWFSYEAVKDNAASVDEIRQALCSAVKRQLMSDVPYGVLLSGGLDSSIIAAVAEFYSENRIEDNGKTRAYWPRLHSFAVGLKGAPDLEKAKIVAGHIGTVHHEINYTIQEGLDAIRDVIYFIETYDVTTVRASTPMYLLSRVIKSMGIKMVLSGEGADEIFGGYLYFHKAPSAKDFHEETVRKLSKLYMYDCLRANKSLSAWGVEGRVPFLDKEFLDVAMRTNPETKMCPGKTIEKKIVREAFCDILPDEVAWRQKEQFSDGVGYSWIDTLKKITEEQVTDDQMAHAAERFPINTPLNKEEYFYRSIFTEHFPSNSAALSVPQEASVACSTAIAREWDEAFKKLNDPSGRAVSGVHEQSY, from the coding sequence ATGTGTGGAATAGTTGGAATCTTCAATGTGAAAGAACAAACCCCCGAACTGAGAAAAAAAGCCTTGTCGATGAGTCAGAAAATCCGCCACCGCGGACCAGATTGGAGTGGTATCTGGTGTGGAGGAACCGCCGTTCTGGCACACGAGCGGTTGAGTGTCGTTGACCCGGAGAGCGGAAAGCAACCACTCTTTTCGCCCGACGACAAACAAGTGCTTGCTGTGAATGGCGAGATATATAACCACAGGGAAATACGAAAAGCTTTTGCAGGAAAGTATGATTTCCAGACAGGGAGCGACTGCGAAGTGATTCTTGCGCTCTATCGTGAGAAAGGGATAGACTTCCTTGAAGACCTTTCCGGTATCTTCGCCTTTGCGCTTTATGATACATCGCGCGACGAGTTTCTGATAGCTCGGGATCCTATCGGGGTGATACCGCTTTACATAGGTTACGACCCTGACGGGAAAGTGTATGTGGCATCGGAGCTTAAAGCTCTCGAAGGACAATGCGAACGCTATGAACCCTTCCTGCCAGGTCATTATTATTGGAGCAGGGAGGGCAAGATGAAGCGATATTATAAACGTGATTGGTTCTCATACGAAGCCGTAAAAGACAATGCTGCCTCAGTTGATGAAATAAGACAGGCGTTGTGCAGTGCCGTAAAACGTCAGCTAATGTCGGATGTGCCGTATGGGGTCTTGCTGAGCGGGGGCTTGGACAGCAGTATTATTGCTGCCGTGGCAGAGTTTTATTCTGAAAATCGTATAGAGGACAATGGAAAGACACGCGCTTATTGGCCCAGACTTCATTCATTTGCTGTGGGTCTGAAGGGAGCGCCCGACCTCGAAAAGGCGAAAATCGTAGCAGGGCATATTGGCACTGTTCATCACGAAATAAACTATACTATCCAAGAAGGGCTTGATGCTATTCGCGATGTCATCTATTTCATAGAAACATACGATGTAACCACTGTGCGAGCTTCAACACCGATGTATCTTCTTTCAAGGGTCATCAAGTCGATGGGCATTAAAATGGTGCTATCGGGCGAAGGTGCGGATGAGATTTTCGGAGGTTATCTCTATTTCCATAAAGCCCCGTCGGCAAAGGATTTTCATGAAGAAACGGTGAGGAAACTCTCGAAGCTTTATATGTATGACTGCTTGCGGGCGAACAAAAGTCTTTCTGCCTGGGGGGTAGAAGGGCGTGTGCCTTTCCTCGATAAGGAATTTCTTGATGTGGCAATGCGTACCAATCCTGAGACAAAGATGTGTCCCGGAAAAACTATTGAGAAGAAAATTGTGCGCGAGGCATTCTGCGATATTCTGCCAGATGAGGTGGCATGGCGACAAAAAGAGCAATTTAGCGATGGAGTGGGCTATTCATGGATAGATACTTTGAAAAAAATAACAGAGGAACAAGTAACCGATGACCAGATGGCACATGCAGCAGAACGCTTCCCTATCAACACTCCGCTTAACAAAGAGGAATACTTCTACCGATCGATATTTACAGAGCATTTCCCAAGCAATTCCGCAGCATTGAGTGTACCTCAGGAGGCGAGTGTGGCTTGCTCCACTGCTATTGCAAGGGAATGGGACGAGGCGTTCAAAAAGCTCAACGATCCGAGCGGCAGAGCAGTAAGCGGTGTACACGAGCAGTCATATTAA